In Candidatus Defluviibacterium haderslevense, the following are encoded in one genomic region:
- a CDS encoding DEAD/DEAH box helicase, which translates to MNTNLQTSMDPFECEVKITYILRQYQNEGIHKITKKWDEGIRSILFQSPSGTGKTVLFSEIARQCYTNDRKILIVVHRKELVEQAKDKLLNNGVDAGIIMAGVLPDYTKSVQIASIQTLMNREHPEAEFIIIDEAHHAKATTYRKLWDMYPNAKFLGVTATPIRLNGEGFEDIFDELIVSDSIQKFISGGYLVPVDHYVGSIPELSKIKLRGGDYENFPLSIQMMKKNIMDDLVSTYKDKCHGKSAIVFAVNIEHSKQIVASYKRNGISAAHIDATTSTKERERIILDFKNKKIQVVCNVEIITEGFDFPECEVVQLARPTKSLSLYLQMVGRVLRPSESKSRGLVLDHANLWLEQGLSIIDRNWSLIGLGKQKKVEIEIKVCAMKENGDLKKVYLDNLPELKGLKLVPLTDEYRRLLIFQGKLWFAIRTNLKLLHAYNFYKDYLKDNCLTITYREFEYIKKRLNQYNGLVKIENRFNVGFWFYEGMKLGFTNTERKEPIIELSVASKNLHFVN; encoded by the coding sequence ATGAATACAAATTTACAAACATCCATGGATCCTTTTGAATGTGAGGTCAAAATAACTTACATTCTAAGACAGTACCAAAATGAAGGAATCCACAAAATTACTAAAAAATGGGATGAAGGAATCCGAAGTATACTCTTTCAATCACCATCAGGAACTGGTAAAACAGTCTTGTTCTCTGAAATTGCAAGACAATGTTACACCAATGATCGGAAAATATTGATTGTAGTCCACAGAAAGGAATTAGTTGAACAAGCTAAAGATAAATTATTAAACAATGGCGTCGATGCAGGTATTATCATGGCAGGTGTTCTTCCAGATTATACCAAATCTGTCCAAATAGCAAGTATTCAAACACTAATGAATAGAGAGCATCCAGAAGCCGAATTCATTATTATAGATGAAGCACATCACGCAAAAGCAACTACTTATAGAAAACTATGGGATATGTATCCAAATGCAAAATTCTTAGGTGTAACGGCTACTCCTATCAGATTGAATGGAGAAGGTTTTGAAGACATATTTGATGAATTAATAGTTAGTGATTCAATTCAGAAATTTATTTCAGGTGGATATTTAGTTCCAGTTGATCATTATGTGGGTTCAATCCCCGAATTGTCAAAAATAAAACTAAGAGGTGGGGATTATGAAAATTTCCCACTTTCTATACAAATGATGAAAAAGAACATTATGGATGACCTTGTTTCAACCTACAAGGATAAATGCCATGGAAAGTCGGCAATAGTATTTGCTGTAAATATCGAACACAGTAAACAAATTGTAGCTTCATATAAAAGAAATGGGATCTCAGCTGCACACATTGATGCGACAACTTCAACTAAAGAACGAGAACGAATTATATTAGATTTTAAGAATAAAAAAATTCAAGTTGTATGTAATGTTGAAATTATTACCGAAGGCTTTGACTTTCCAGAGTGTGAGGTTGTCCAATTAGCTAGACCAACTAAATCACTATCATTGTACCTACAAATGGTGGGGAGAGTTTTAAGGCCATCAGAGAGTAAATCAAGGGGACTTGTCTTAGATCATGCCAATTTATGGCTGGAACAGGGTCTTTCAATCATTGATAGAAATTGGAGTCTGATAGGTCTTGGAAAGCAAAAGAAAGTAGAAATTGAAATCAAAGTATGTGCAATGAAAGAAAATGGGGATCTAAAAAAGGTATACCTAGATAACCTCCCAGAATTAAAAGGTTTGAAGTTAGTTCCACTTACAGACGAATATCGAAGATTACTTATATTCCAAGGAAAATTATGGTTTGCAATCAGAACAAATTTAAAACTATTGCATGCATATAACTTTTACAAAGATTACTTAAAGGATAATTGCTTGACAATTACATATCGTGAATTTGAGTATATTAAAAAACGACTCAATCAATATAACGGATTAGTAAAAATAGAAAATAGATTCAATGTTGGATTTTGGTTTTATGAAGGCATGAAATTAGGATTTACAAATACGGAGAGGAAAGAACCAATTATTGAACTGTCAGTTGCCAGTAAAAATTTGCATTTTGTCAATTAA
- a CDS encoding helix-turn-helix domain-containing protein produces the protein MKIISKKDSLSEFYNFLNTTYRKKEIIMNTKVMNLQSLAEMLCCSKSTIYRYVKERKITYIKRGRILLFSEKDVEEFLNRHKVIGKED, from the coding sequence TTGAAAATAATTTCCAAAAAAGACTCATTATCTGAATTCTATAACTTTCTCAACACTACTTATAGAAAAAAGGAGATAATTATGAATACCAAAGTGATGAATTTACAAAGTTTAGCTGAAATGTTGTGCTGTTCAAAATCTACAATTTACAGGTATGTAAAAGAACGCAAAATCACCTATATAAAGCGCGGCAGGATTCTACTATTCAGTGAAAAAGATGTTGAGGAATTCCTCAACAGACACAAAGTAATTGGAAAAGAAGATTAA
- a CDS encoding helix-turn-helix domain-containing protein codes for MGPENLKNKILCEIRFEMDLLIDRILKIMEKITEKEYSYLNEYVTRIKAAEILDVSLPTLTKLIKEKKLKVYFISNKYYFLRQELLELINNNFNLNKEQI; via the coding sequence ATGGGACCAGAAAATTTAAAAAATAAAATACTTTGTGAGATCAGGTTTGAGATGGATCTGCTTATAGATAGGATTCTAAAGATTATGGAGAAAATAACAGAAAAAGAATATTCATATCTGAATGAATACGTCACAAGAATTAAAGCAGCAGAAATTCTGGATGTTTCACTACCGACTCTGACAAAACTAATTAAGGAGAAAAAATTGAAAGTTTATTTCATAAGTAATAAGTATTACTTTCTCAGGCAGGAATTACTCGAACTAATCAATAATAATTTTAATTTAAATAAAGAACAAATATGA
- a CDS encoding PD-(D/E)XK nuclease family protein: MTDNFTIDQIRDEIIKFKNDPDFQKLENFYYSKSFSEILGVSRREISHSGFLAWLLGNLESHNLGEFPIKKFLDIILKFSNYKLKTKHSDLFNSFVTEDYLIERLFIKSEYAIKNVGRLDIYIELTLLITGKTKNIKLVIENKVESSENNDQTNSYFNFFNPTENDDNIIIYVYLSPISTLELIELTEPECNCKEFIQINYQSIVDYLIEPALNQNISTRTQNILTEYLKSLSQPSIDEEADGHKQELIMALGNEERKLLASFWDKNQKLILASLYAISSDPEQEKDTRDSIREALDSLSSDKDRSTYNIKFNGEVFKRNFKKSDIGLQTINLLNAKGLIDHNTINYLKEDKSCSFLLIKKKEDFTETEIKYRKYKTNDPPELIYNGEEFYVARNWGIGNIHKLINKFINKFQGLEYETN; the protein is encoded by the coding sequence ATGACAGACAATTTTACAATAGACCAAATAAGAGATGAAATAATAAAATTTAAAAATGATCCTGACTTTCAAAAGTTGGAGAACTTTTATTATTCAAAATCATTCTCTGAAATTTTGGGAGTAAGCAGACGAGAAATAAGTCATAGCGGTTTCCTTGCGTGGTTACTTGGGAATTTGGAAAGTCATAATTTAGGTGAATTTCCAATCAAAAAATTTTTAGACATTATTTTAAAATTCAGTAATTACAAATTAAAAACTAAACACAGTGATCTTTTTAATTCATTTGTTACAGAAGATTACTTAATTGAAAGACTATTCATTAAGTCTGAATACGCAATTAAAAATGTTGGCAGACTCGACATTTATATCGAATTGACACTTTTAATTACAGGAAAAACAAAGAACATCAAGTTAGTAATTGAAAATAAAGTTGAAAGCAGTGAAAACAACGACCAAACAAACAGCTACTTTAATTTCTTTAACCCAACAGAAAATGACGACAACATTATAATCTATGTTTACTTGTCACCAATTTCAACACTTGAACTCATAGAATTGACCGAGCCAGAATGCAACTGTAAAGAGTTCATCCAAATTAACTACCAATCAATTGTTGACTACTTGATTGAACCTGCATTAAATCAAAACATTTCTACACGAACACAAAATATACTAACTGAATATTTAAAATCTTTAAGCCAACCTTCTATTGACGAAGAAGCGGACGGACATAAACAAGAATTAATTATGGCACTTGGAAACGAAGAAAGAAAACTATTGGCAAGTTTTTGGGATAAAAATCAAAAACTAATTTTAGCATCACTTTATGCAATAAGTTCTGACCCTGAACAGGAAAAGGACACAAGAGATAGTATAAGAGAAGCTCTTGACAGTTTATCTTCTGATAAAGACCGAAGCACTTATAATATAAAATTTAATGGTGAAGTATTTAAGCGAAACTTTAAAAAATCTGACATAGGACTTCAGACAATAAACTTGTTAAATGCAAAAGGTTTAATTGACCACAACACTATCAATTATCTTAAAGAAGATAAAAGTTGTAGTTTTCTTTTAATCAAAAAAAAAGAAGACTTTACAGAAACTGAAATCAAATATAGAAAATATAAAACCAATGACCCACCTGAACTAATTTACAACGGTGAAGAATTTTATGTTGCAAGAAATTGGGGAATTGGAAATATTCACAAACTTATAAATAAATTTATTAACAAATTCCAAGGACTTGAATATGAAACAAATTAG
- a CDS encoding tyrosine-type recombinase/integrase codes for MNSKESFELTRNKLLEDYRSFMVLKNFSPRTIKTYVSILDYFFRYCELHFPNEVMNDDLVRKYLLHRFDAGCCWQTVNSDYSAIQKFYKNVVFLEWSLKKLPRPRKEKPLPTIFSKEDIVKIIESATTFKQQILLTFIYVTGARLSEAVFLKIDDIDGSRCQIRINGGKGAKDRLILVPAQFIQTLREYYKKIKPEIYLFNGATKGVPYAPRTLQYTLQQAKRLARITKKGSIHTLRNCYATHHLESGTDLVFLQEQMGHKNLRTTIRYIGLCVERQRYINHPIESMQIQYRK; via the coding sequence ATGAATTCAAAAGAGAGTTTCGAGTTAACAAGGAACAAGTTATTGGAAGATTACAGATCTTTCATGGTTCTTAAAAATTTTAGTCCGCGAACTATTAAAACTTATGTTTCAATTTTAGATTATTTTTTTCGGTATTGTGAATTGCACTTTCCAAATGAGGTGATGAATGATGATTTAGTTAGAAAGTATTTATTGCATAGGTTTGACGCTGGATGTTGTTGGCAGACTGTAAACTCAGATTATTCGGCAATCCAAAAGTTTTATAAAAATGTTGTGTTTCTTGAATGGAGTTTAAAGAAGTTGCCTAGACCAAGAAAGGAAAAACCATTACCAACAATATTTTCTAAGGAAGATATAGTAAAAATTATTGAATCAGCAACAACTTTTAAGCAGCAAATTTTATTAACATTCATCTATGTAACAGGTGCAAGATTAAGTGAAGCTGTATTTCTTAAAATTGATGACATTGATGGCAGTCGATGCCAGATAAGAATTAACGGAGGCAAGGGTGCAAAGGACAGACTTATTCTTGTTCCAGCACAATTTATACAGACGTTAAGAGAATATTATAAAAAAATAAAACCAGAGATCTATTTATTTAATGGAGCTACAAAAGGTGTTCCATATGCTCCAAGGACTTTGCAATATACTTTGCAACAAGCTAAGAGACTGGCACGAATTACAAAAAAGGGTTCTATACATACCTTGCGAAATTGTTATGCGACTCATCATTTAGAAAGTGGCACGGATTTGGTTTTTCTACAAGAGCAAATGGGGCATAAAAATTTGCGAACCACCATTCGTTATATAGGCTTGTGTGTAGAGAGGCAACGATACATAAATCATCCGATCGAATCGATGCAAATCCAATATCGAAAATAA
- a CDS encoding transposase — translation MCREATIHKSSDRIDANPISKINSIGELFRDYGEEYILKCNPYKEQIKLIRSIRICKTPALGGHVYTCLKCQHKHFIYKSCGNSRCMICQSIKREQWNDKLRKSLLEVPYLHCVFTLPHELNNLCRQNQMVMYSLIMKAAWKTIKQIGAEQEFNPGMTSVLHTFGSDMNYHIHVHSLVTFGGLTKAGEWKYPKEKNKIEKYRKICSIYKRIYLDELKILINKKQIKYHTSIEELIETVEKLRWVVHSTRPTMNSEVIEKYLARYINRIAISPNRLHYVKEKCEVNVIYNDYKNQKSGEAAPKQIKYLKPLEAIYQILQHTLPMYFQKSRCYGLHNSSTKIQKQIPLKLKRNGITIRTIFEIVTHLLQLDSLKCELCGSLEFVNEDFKPDYNYILKFISPCSLKSPPQSAPYPHISSHTVQSVHVNVLSGIIPFIP, via the coding sequence GTGTGTAGAGAGGCAACGATACATAAATCATCCGATCGAATCGATGCAAATCCAATATCGAAAATAAATAGTATTGGTGAATTGTTTCGAGATTATGGAGAAGAATATATACTAAAATGCAATCCATACAAAGAACAAATTAAACTTATCCGATCTATTAGAATATGTAAAACACCAGCTCTCGGTGGACATGTTTATACCTGTCTTAAATGCCAACATAAACATTTCATTTATAAAAGTTGCGGTAATTCACGATGCATGATTTGTCAATCGATAAAACGGGAACAATGGAATGATAAACTTCGTAAGAGCTTATTAGAGGTTCCTTATCTACATTGTGTATTTACATTGCCACACGAACTAAATAATTTATGTCGACAGAATCAAATGGTAATGTATAGTTTGATCATGAAAGCAGCTTGGAAAACTATAAAACAAATAGGGGCCGAACAAGAATTTAATCCAGGTATGACAAGTGTGTTGCATACATTCGGATCAGACATGAATTATCATATACATGTACATTCATTAGTTACATTTGGCGGTCTGACAAAAGCAGGTGAATGGAAATATCCAAAGGAAAAAAATAAAATTGAAAAGTATAGAAAAATATGTTCAATATATAAAAGAATCTACCTAGATGAACTTAAGATATTAATCAATAAAAAACAAATTAAGTATCATACATCCATCGAAGAATTAATAGAAACCGTTGAAAAATTAAGATGGGTAGTTCACAGCACTAGACCAACAATGAATAGCGAAGTGATTGAAAAATATTTAGCGAGATATATCAATAGAATAGCAATAAGTCCAAATCGATTACATTATGTTAAAGAAAAATGTGAAGTAAATGTAATTTATAATGACTATAAAAATCAAAAGTCAGGAGAAGCTGCACCAAAACAAATTAAGTACTTAAAACCATTGGAAGCTATATATCAAATATTACAGCATACACTTCCCATGTACTTTCAAAAATCAAGATGTTACGGTCTTCATAATTCAAGTACCAAAATACAAAAACAGATACCATTAAAATTGAAGCGAAATGGTATAACAATCAGAACCATATTTGAAATTGTTACACACCTGCTTCAATTAGATTCCCTAAAGTGTGAGCTATGTGGTTCATTAGAATTTGTAAATGAAGATTTTAAACCAGATTATAATTACATATTAAAGTTTATATCTCCTTGCAGCCTTAAGTCTCCACCACAATCAGCTCCATATCCCCACATTTCATCTCATACTGTACAATCGGTTCATGTCAATGTATTGTCCGGAATCATCCCTTTTATCCCCTAA
- a CDS encoding HNH endonuclease → MTPHISKEIFVEILQDKDLFQANDLLIFQTLYSLDKQEASATDLARVIGWSDKNGVIGRIVGLGKRILKKYNIKQTEREDGTRKLWDFFFTGYYKGTFFIYQLKPELKEALEECGLTENINSISIQNSYLFVWNPHKWSQWTDPNNEPYIEKNIEELKNTGKVTLMWSCRSHKSIRPGDRAFIARVGSAPRGIFASGKVVSEPFLSQHWNGEDKDVPRVLIEFDTLLNPDKEPILTLDHLEKGNLAKQTWTPQSSGISIRPETVEELEEEWFEFLRTQNIRYNPFLETTNTTITFIEGSATQVTQTRYERNIYARKECLKHYGYSCSVCDFNFEKFYGSLGYKFIHVHHLNQVATIKREYQVDPIQDLRPVCPNCHSMLHKQNPPLTIDELKDIIKNG, encoded by the coding sequence ATGACACCACATATAAGCAAGGAAATTTTTGTAGAAATTCTACAAGACAAAGACCTATTTCAAGCTAACGATCTACTTATTTTTCAAACTTTGTATTCACTTGACAAGCAAGAAGCATCGGCAACTGACCTTGCTAGGGTTATAGGTTGGTCAGACAAAAATGGAGTCATTGGCAGAATTGTGGGACTTGGAAAACGTATCCTGAAAAAATACAACATAAAACAAACAGAACGTGAAGACGGAACTAGAAAACTTTGGGACTTCTTTTTTACAGGTTATTACAAAGGAACATTTTTCATTTACCAACTCAAACCCGAATTAAAAGAAGCATTGGAAGAATGTGGTTTGACAGAAAATATAAATTCAATTTCAATTCAAAATTCTTATCTTTTTGTTTGGAATCCTCATAAGTGGAGCCAATGGACAGACCCGAACAATGAGCCATACATTGAGAAAAATATTGAAGAACTAAAAAATACAGGTAAAGTAACTTTAATGTGGAGTTGCAGAAGCCACAAGAGTATTAGACCAGGCGATAGAGCATTTATAGCAAGAGTTGGTTCTGCACCTAGAGGAATTTTTGCATCTGGTAAAGTTGTTTCCGAACCTTTTCTTTCACAACATTGGAACGGTGAAGACAAAGATGTTCCAAGAGTGTTAATTGAATTTGACACATTGCTTAATCCCGACAAAGAGCCTATTCTTACCTTGGACCATCTAGAAAAAGGGAATTTAGCCAAACAAACTTGGACACCTCAATCATCAGGAATTTCAATAAGACCCGAAACTGTTGAGGAGCTTGAAGAAGAATGGTTTGAGTTTTTGAGAACACAAAACATTCGTTACAATCCATTTTTGGAAACAACTAACACTACAATTACATTTATTGAAGGTTCAGCGACTCAAGTTACACAGACAAGATATGAACGGAATATTTATGCAAGAAAAGAATGCTTAAAACATTACGGTTATTCTTGTTCAGTTTGCGACTTCAATTTTGAAAAATTTTATGGCAGTTTAGGATACAAATTTATTCATGTTCATCATCTGAATCAGGTAGCCACAATCAAACGAGAATATCAAGTAGATCCGATTCAAGACTTACGACCTGTTTGCCCTAACTGCCATTCAATGTTGCATAAACAAAATCCACCCTTGACAATTGACGAACTTAAAGACATAATAAAAAATGGGTAA
- a CDS encoding T9SS type A sorting domain-containing protein — protein MKKLIIICFIFHFQFGLANITATFVDKNNNDPTTGQITITVSGCSPYEYTIKGMTTNTVIYGALGPNQPFTRTHYSLPADMYEIEAYSADECRSILKGEIKNCNSISTTLQIPFVCNGQKATVTAIPSGGIQPYDFKWYKNNLRIDIYPFGSVQKLEAGFYYIVITDAIGCEFRKDFEVKSFVLNYQMEKQEYFCFTQNKITIQIKDAKNRRFNYSWSDGMNSDGSDIYMRYVNNNVNNTVTVTDLITNCTSVKTYLSTFSTNFTYWEYPIFHSIKHDVNNNNKGEVIILLKDVKFIGSNFYVNIFKNGNSYGPTLGLFNRLANISNLGVGDYCFDILDAKRCIITQLCQKIETCGEPGLPVKMTVDFQLPRWKPDAYIKANVINSGGLCTYSWFVNDYYRIYTTSNTIYASDISKLEYAGEDICVVAHCPCGETSKICVKYDPCDNSESKKSVNYINKSVPTVCYKDLPDGNRKTIKSNQSIILDIDLTRKFSYNPLQGLQIYDYRLKNVYWSDQHVLNKSVDLNRKILHIERLIDEDIPISKTFNLIFIDGNGCISIESYEVKNTMEVTNLGDCSYSVKCDGGTPEFEYNKIFTIIDGDNCIAETSCGPNKDSPLRYGNRVKGELMGTDKNMPGNCFYYEYCIWNEYNHSENHKIYDVSKNPEFTSRWDQSGFFQYAFVKRYPNYTSVPCCNPNPEVQLSKEEVVNRLILWNKDENNWTNQTSDDALNPCIAIYKCPNGYFTKIIGQNIGSYFCRIGTDCFEFTHCIFDVGGHHFDNTDSYGEDNILIFEYPNLVVKKLSTIPCPTNTPICPISPISNPIVRNIGTNSCNVMENPFTSEIKIQCTAKETKLPISIELFDIVGRSIYTRKLFSSTRDLQMNIPTAHLTSGVYFIKINMGLDSYIEKLIKQN, from the coding sequence ATGAAAAAACTAATTATTATTTGTTTTATTTTTCATTTTCAGTTTGGATTAGCAAACATTACTGCAACATTTGTTGATAAAAATAATAATGACCCTACAACTGGACAAATTACAATTACAGTTTCTGGCTGCTCGCCATACGAATATACAATAAAAGGCATGACAACTAATACCGTTATTTATGGAGCATTAGGTCCCAATCAACCTTTTACAAGAACACATTATTCTTTACCAGCTGATATGTACGAAATTGAAGCATATAGTGCAGATGAGTGTCGTTCAATTTTAAAAGGTGAAATTAAAAATTGTAATTCAATTTCAACAACTTTACAGATCCCATTTGTGTGTAATGGACAAAAGGCTACAGTAACTGCTATTCCTTCTGGTGGTATCCAACCATATGATTTTAAATGGTACAAGAATAATTTAAGAATAGATATTTATCCATTTGGTTCAGTTCAAAAATTAGAAGCTGGATTTTATTATATTGTAATTACTGATGCAATTGGTTGTGAATTCAGAAAAGATTTTGAAGTAAAGAGTTTTGTGTTGAATTATCAAATGGAAAAACAGGAATATTTTTGTTTTACTCAAAATAAGATTACTATCCAAATTAAAGATGCAAAAAATCGACGTTTCAATTATTCTTGGTCAGATGGAATGAATTCTGATGGTTCAGATATATATATGAGATATGTTAATAATAATGTAAATAATACAGTAACGGTAACTGATTTAATAACAAATTGCACAAGTGTTAAAACTTATTTATCTACATTTAGTACAAATTTTACTTACTGGGAATATCCTATTTTTCATAGTATCAAACACGATGTAAATAATAATAATAAAGGTGAAGTAATTATATTATTAAAAGATGTTAAATTTATTGGAAGTAATTTTTATGTAAATATATTTAAGAATGGGAATAGTTATGGCCCGACTTTAGGACTTTTCAATAGACTAGCAAATATAAGTAATTTAGGTGTTGGTGATTATTGTTTTGACATTCTTGATGCAAAAAGATGTATAATTACTCAATTGTGTCAAAAAATTGAAACATGTGGTGAACCGGGACTTCCAGTAAAAATGACTGTTGACTTTCAATTGCCACGTTGGAAACCAGATGCATATATAAAAGCAAATGTTATTAATAGTGGAGGACTCTGTACCTATTCTTGGTTTGTAAATGATTATTATAGAATTTATACCACTAGTAATACAATTTATGCATCTGATATTTCTAAATTAGAATATGCGGGAGAGGACATTTGTGTAGTTGCTCATTGTCCTTGTGGAGAAACCTCCAAAATTTGTGTTAAGTATGATCCTTGTGATAATAGTGAAAGTAAGAAATCGGTTAATTATATTAATAAGAGTGTTCCAACTGTATGCTATAAAGATTTACCTGACGGTAATCGCAAAACTATCAAATCAAATCAGAGCATTATTCTAGATATTGATTTGACTAGGAAATTTAGTTACAATCCTCTCCAAGGATTGCAAATTTACGATTATAGATTAAAAAATGTTTATTGGTCAGATCAACATGTACTTAATAAATCAGTTGATTTAAATAGAAAAATTTTACATATTGAAAGATTGATTGATGAAGACATTCCTATTTCAAAAACTTTTAACTTAATTTTTATTGATGGAAATGGTTGCATATCTATAGAAAGTTATGAAGTAAAAAATACTATGGAAGTAACTAATCTGGGAGATTGCTCCTACAGTGTGAAATGTGATGGAGGGACACCTGAATTTGAATATAATAAAATATTTACTATTATTGATGGTGATAATTGTATTGCGGAAACATCTTGTGGTCCAAATAAAGATTCTCCATTAAGATATGGGAATAGAGTTAAAGGAGAATTAATGGGTACAGATAAAAACATGCCTGGAAATTGTTTTTATTATGAATATTGTATATGGAATGAATATAATCATAGCGAAAATCATAAAATTTACGATGTAAGTAAAAATCCAGAATTTACAAGTAGATGGGATCAAAGTGGTTTTTTTCAATACGCCTTCGTAAAGAGATATCCTAATTACACCTCGGTGCCGTGTTGTAATCCAAATCCTGAAGTGCAGCTATCTAAAGAAGAAGTAGTTAATAGACTTATTCTTTGGAATAAGGATGAAAACAATTGGACAAATCAGACTTCTGATGATGCTTTGAATCCATGTATTGCAATTTACAAGTGTCCTAATGGTTATTTTACTAAGATCATAGGGCAAAATATAGGCAGTTATTTTTGTAGAATTGGTACAGATTGCTTTGAATTTACTCATTGTATCTTTGATGTAGGTGGACATCATTTTGATAATACAGATTCATATGGTGAAGATAATATTCTAATTTTTGAGTATCCAAATTTAGTTGTTAAAAAATTAAGTACTATTCCTTGCCCAACAAATACCCCAATATGTCCAATATCTCCAATATCTAACCCAATAGTACGAAATATTGGTACAAATTCATGTAATGTGATGGAAAACCCATTTACAAGCGAAATTAAGATTCAATGTACTGCTAAAGAAACTAAATTACCTATTTCTATTGAATTATTTGATATTGTTGGTAGAAGTATATATACAAGGAAATTATTTTCTTCAACAAGAGATCTTCAAATGAATATCCCAACTGCCCATTTAACATCTGGCGTTTATTTTATAAAAATAAATATGGGATTGGATTCTTATATTGAAAAATTAATTAAACAAAATTAA